The Polyangium mundeleinium genome contains the following window.
GATGGCGCGCTCGGAGAGCCCCTCGATCGATCTCGAAGCGATCGTCGGGCAGCCGGCGAGCCTCCGCGTCATCAGCGGCTGGGCGTACGCGCGCCTCGGCGGCGCCCGGCTCTGGAGCGGCGTGGTGAGCTCGATCGAGCAGGTGCACGCGGTGCAGCCGGGAGGCCTCGGCAAGGAGCTCTCGACGTATTCGCTCCGCATCGTGCCGACGTTGTGGCTGCTCACGCAGCGGCGCGGGTATCGCATCTACCAGCACCTCTCGATCCCCGACATCGTCGATCGCCTGCTCGGCGAGTGGAACGTCGAGGCGAAGTGGGAGATCGATCGGGGCCGGTACCCGAAGCTCGAGTACAAGGTCCAGTACGGCGAGACCGATTTCGCCTTCGTGAGCCGCCTGCTCGAAGAGGCCGGCATCTCGTACACGTTCCCGGACGACGACGCGAAGGGCTCGAAGTTCACGTTGAGCGATCGCCTCGAAGCAAACCCCGCGCGCCCCGGCGGCGCCCTTCCCTACGTGGACAACCCGAACCGCGAGTCCGAGAAGGAGTACCTCTCGAAGGTCCGCCTCACGCACATCGTCCGGCCGGGCGCGCACACGATTCGCGACTACGACTTCCGGAATCCGATGTTCGCGCTCTTCGGCGATGCGCCGAAGGCCGAGGGCCCCGAGGCGAAGTACGAGCAGTACCATTACCAGCCGGGCGCCACGCTCGTCGAGAACGGCAAGGGCGGCGGTGGCACGCCGGCCGCGGACGACAAGGGCACGGCGCGCTACGATCAAGGGTTCGGCAAGGAGCGCGCCGATCGCATGCTCGGCGGCACGCGCGCCGACAAGCGCACGATCGGGTTCGAGACGAACACGATCGATCTCTGGCCGGGGCAAATCTTCTCGGTCGACAAACACCCGCACGCCGAGCTCGGCGAGGACAAACGCCTGCTCGTCACGGAGTTCTCGGTCGAGGGCACGCCGGGCGAGGAGTGGACGATGTCGGGGCAAGCCGCGTTCACGGACGCGCCTTACCGGCCGCAGCAGAAGACGCAAAAGCCGAAGGTCGAGGGCGTGCAGAGCGCGGTCGTGGTGGGCCCCGGGGGCCAGGAGATCCACACCGACGAGTTCGGCCGCGTGCGCGTGCAGTTCCCCTGGGATCGCGAGGGGAAAAACGACGACGGCAGCTCCTGCTGGATCCGCGTGAGCCAGGGCTGGGCGGGCACGGGGTACGGCATGATCGTGATCCCGCGCATCGGGCACGAGGTGATGGTGGGCTTCCTCGACGGTGATCCGGATCAGCCGATCATCGTGGGCCGCGTCTACAACGCGAAGCAGGCCGTCCCGTACAAGCTGCCCGACAACAAGACACGCTCGACGTGGAAGAGCGACTCGTCGCTCGGCTCCGAGGGCTTCAACGAGATCATGTTCGAGGATCTGAAGGGCCAGGAGCTCGTCTGGGAGCATGCCGAGAAGAACCGGCGCAGGCTCGTCAAGAACGACGAGACGATCACCGTCGGCCACGATCGGCAGAAGTACGTGATGAACGACGAGCAGGACAAGACGATCGGATTCGTCAAGGTCTACGTCGGCAAAGACCAGGACGTCGTCATCAAGCAGGACAAACGCGAGCGCGTCGAGGGCAACAGCCACCTGCACGTGATGGGCAAGCGCAACCAGCGCATCGAGGGCAATCAGTCGCTCGAGGTGAAGGGCGATCGGCACGAGCTCGTCGGCGAGAACCACGCGCTCTCGGCGACGAAGGAGATCCACATCAAGGCGGGCACGGCACTCGTGATCGAGGCCGAGGATCTCACCTTGAAGGGCCCGGGCGGGTTCGTCCGCATTGACGGCAGCGGCGTCACGATCCGCGGCACGAAGGTCTACATCAACAGCGGCGGCGCGGCCGGCCAGGGCGCGGGCGCGTCGCCCGAGGCGCCGGACAAGGCGGTCGAGGCCGAGGTGGACGACGTGAGCAAGACGCTCATCGCGCAATAAGGAGCCACGAACATGCCTCCTGCGGCACGAATCACCGATCGTCACGTCTGCGGGATTCACCCGCCGAACGTCATCGTCCAGGGAGAGGACACGGTCATCGTCGGCTTTCAGCCCCAGGCGCGCGTCAGCGACGCCGAGGCTTGCGGCGCCGCCATCTCGGCCGGCGAGCCCACCGTCATCATCGGCGGCAAGGACGCCGCGCGAAAGGGCGACCCGACGAACCACGGCGGCACCATCGCCTCGGGCTGCCCGACGGTCATCATCGGCTCCAATCCGATGGCCATCCTCCAGACGGACAAACCCTTCTGCGAGGACTGCGCCAAGAAGGCCGCCGAGCGGGCGGCGCGCCAGAAGGCCGGGAGGGAAGGGTCGTGACGGAGCCTCGGCTCATCGTCGAGGTGCGTTATGGCAAGCTCGCCGGCACGAAGAAGGCCGTCGAGGCCGGCCGCGCGCTGAAGGTCGGCCGCACCGAGCTTTCGGACCTCGTCGTGGGGCACGACGGGCAGATGTCGGGCACGCATTTCGAGCTGCAATGGGACGGCGCGCGGTGCGTCTTGCGGGACCTCCAGAGCCAGAACGGGACGCGCCTTGGCGGGGAGGCCGTCGAGCGAGGCGACGTCCCTCACGGGGCCTGGATCCAGGCGGGCGAGACCGATTTCATGGTCTACGTCGAGGGCCGCACGAAGCCCCCGCGGAAAAAGCTCGCGCGTTCGCCCGAGGACGAGGCGGCGCGTGTGGAGGCCGCCGCGCGGGCATGCGAGCGCCTGCGCGCGGAGGCGGCGAAGGCGCCGCTGTATGCGGTCCTCGACGGCGCGCGGGATCGGCGGATCCTCGAGGTGGTCCGCGAGGGCGTCGAGCCGCACCAATCGCTCTACGACGGCCTGCAGGGCGAGACGCTCGAAGATGTCGCGCCGTACCTCGTGGGCCCGTTCCGCAAGGACTCGGCGCTGCTCGATCGGTTGCTCGCCGAGGGCTTCGGCAATCGCTGGGGCATCTTCTGCACCAGCTACGAAAAGTTCGTGGAGGTGCGGCGGCACTGGCGGCGCTTCTTGATGGTGACGCTCGAATCGACGAACGAGAAGGTCTACTTCCGTTTCTATGATCCGGGCGTGTTCCGCGTCTTCTGGCCGACGTGCCATGCGGGGCAACAACAGAAGCTGTCGGAGAGCATGGAGGAAATCTTCGTCGAGGAAGAGGACCTCTCGTTATCGGCGCTCGTAAAGCCTCACTGATTCGGAGTCAATGCCGTGGCAAACCTCGAGCTCTCCCTCGCCTCCGGTCAACGCGACCTCTACGTGCGGCGTTTTTCCGTCCGGGAATCGGTCTCGAACCTGTTCTCGATCCACCTCCTCGTCCGCTCGCCGGACCATAGCCTCGACCTCGGGGCCGCGGTCGGGCATCCCGCGGGCTTCCGCCTGCACGCCGGGTATGCCCACGTGCAGAGCGGCGCCCAGCGCACGTGGACGGGCATCGTGGCCCGCGCCGAGCAGGCGCACGCGCTGCAGGAGATCTCCGCCGAGGACGGGCTCTCGACGTACCAGATCCACATCGTGCCGGAGCTCTGGCTGCTCACGCATCGCCAGGGCAATCGCATCTACCAGCAGCTCTCGATCCCGGACATCATCGATCGCCTCCTCGGCGAGTGGAACATCCAGCCGACGTGGCGCATCGAGCGCGCGCGGTATCCGAAGCTCGATTACAAGGTCCAGTACCGGGAGACCGATTACGCCTTCCTCTGCCGCCTGCTCGAAGAGGCAGGCATCGCGTATACCCTGAGCGAGCACCCCGAGCGCGGCACGACGCTCGTCTTCGGCGATCGCATCCAGACGAACACGCCCCGCTCCGGCCCGCCCATTCCGTACGTCGACAACCCGAACGAGGCGGCCGAAAAGGAATTCATCAGCCGCGTGCGCTTCGGCCGCGAGGTGCGCCCCGGCGCGGCCACGTTCCGCGATTACGACCCTCGCAAGCCCGACCTCGCCCTCTTCGGCAAGGCCGAACCCACGGCCGGCATCGAGGGCAAGATGGAGCAGTACCATTACGACGCGGGCTCGTTCCTCGTCGAGACGGGCAAGGACGAGGGAACGCCGAACGCCGACGATCGTGGCTTCGCGCGGCACGACGGCAAGTACGGCACCGCGCTCTCCACGCGTGTGCTCGAAGCCGAGCGCACCGGCGAGCGGATGGTCTCGTTCGCGGCCAACACGTTCGACCTCGCGCCGGGCGTCATCTTCTCGATGGGCCGCCACCCGCATGCGGCGCTCCCCGAGAGCCGGCCTCTCCTCGTCGTCGGCGCCTCGATCGAAGGCACGGACACCGGCGACTTCAACTTTTATGGCCACGCGTTCTTCGCCGAGGCGCCCTATCGACCGGCACGACAAACGCCAAAGCCGAAAATCCACGGCCTCCAGAGCGCGATGGTCGTCGGCCCCTCGGGCCAGGAGATCCACACCGACGAGTTCGGCCGCGTGCGCGTGCAATTCCACTGGGATCGCGAGGGCCAGCGGGACGATCAAAGTTCGTGCTGGATCCGCGTGAACCAGGGCTGGGGCGGCATGGGGTATGGAATGGTCACCCTGCCCCGCATCGGCCACGAGGTGCTCGTCGCGTTCCTCGAAGGTGATCCGGACCATCCGACGGTCGTCGGCCGCGTCTACAACGCCGCCCAGCAGGTGCCGTACAAGCTGCCGCAGGACAAGACACGCAGCACGTGGAAGAGCGACTCCTCCATCGGCCACGACGGGTTCAACGAGATCATGTTCGAGGATCTCGCAAAAAAGGAGCTCGTCTGGCAGCAGGCGCAGAAGGATCGCAAGCGGGACGTCGGCAATGACGAGTTCGCCACGGTCGTGCACGACCGCCAGAAGCTCGTGAAGAACGACGAGACCGAGGAGACGCACGGCCACCGCAAGTTCTGGGTTGGCAAGGACTACGACGAGGTCACGAAAAAGAACAAGAACGAGACATACAACACGAACGTGCACCTCGTGGTGAAGGGCAGCCGGCGGGAGCGGATCGACGGCAAGCAATCCCTCACCGTCGTGAAGAGCCGCCACGAACACGTGCAAGGCCGGAGCGCTCTCGCGGCCGGGCAGGAGGTGCATCACGTGGCCGGCGAGGAGTGGGTCGGCGAGGCGGGCGGCGCGGCCACGATCAAGGGCGCCGGCGGCTTCATCAAGATCGACGGCGCGGGCGTCACCATTTCAGGCACGATGGTCTGGATCAACGAGCGCGGCGAGCCCAACGACGGCAAGGTCGCGCGGCCGCAAGATCCGTTCGAGCAAAAGGACCAGGAGCCGCCGCCGCCGGCCAATGACGAAGCCGACGACTCGCTGGATGAACATTGACCTCGCGAAGAGAGTACCGCCATGGCCCCGCCCCTCCGCGTCTCCCCCGATCAACAAGGCGCAATCGAGCAAGCATCGAACTCGGACTCCGTCCAGAAATGCCGGGTCATCGTCGTGATCGACCCGGGTCACGGGGACCATAACAACAAGACCTCGGGCGTCGATCCGGGAGCGCTGGGCGGGGCGAACCTCGAATACAAAGAGAAGGACATCGTCCTCGACGTGGCCAAGGTCTTCAAGGAGAAGCTGGCGGCCAAGACGGACGTGATCGAGGCGGTGTACCTGACGCGCGAAGGCGACGTGGGCAGCGGCGAACTGAAAAAACTCCAGTGGCGCCTGGACTTTGCGAACGAGAAAAAAGCTCAGATCCTCGTCAGCCTGCACATGAATTCGGCGTGCAAGCGGGATCCCAACGACAAAGACAAGTGCCTCAAGGACGCGAATGGGAACGATGTCCTCGACACCACGGCCAACGGCAAGGAGGTCTGGTGTTTTCCGGGCAAGGCCCAGAGCAAGAGCCTGGCGACCTCGATCATGGCAGCGTACACGCTCCCCTTGAAACGCCGAGGTCAGACCGGCGTGTTCGAGAGGAACTTCGCGGTGATCAAGCTCCAGGGCACGATCAAGGCGAGCGCGCTCATCGAAATGGGCTTCATCCCGAACGAAAACGACCGAACGCAGGTCATGAACAACAAGACCTCGATCGCGGAGCAGTTCACCGAGGGCGTCGTCAACTACATCATTGCCAATCGCTCCGCGCTCTGCGGGGGCGAGACCGAGACGACGAAGTTGCCGGAGAACCCGCCCCTCCCGCGGCCGCGGCCGAAGGATCTCTGACGCGGCCCGCGCGTCCGCAGGCGGGCCGTGCCCTCCCATGGGGCCACGGCCTGGCGATAAGAATCGCCCCCGATCAACTCTTGGCCCCGGCCGTCCCCCGCTCCGGCACCGTGACCGTCCCGACCGCGAGCGCCCGGAGCGCTTCGCCCCGCGCCTCGTATTGATCCTGCGCCGGATGCAGCTCGCCCACGATTCTCGCCCGGAATTTGCGGAACATCGGCAGCTTGCGCGCGACCGCGTCCGGCGCGTACGCCACGATCGGCTGGCTGTCCGAATGAAGGCGCAGGAGCAGCCGCAGGTACGTCCCGCCGAGCACCTCGCGCTTCTGGTAATGACGTCCGCCGATCAGCGCCCGCTCGGCCTGCATGTCGAGCGCGTCCGCGGGCAATCCCTTCTTCTCCCGGACGAACGCCTCGCGAATCCGATTCGACAATCCCTCCGGCACGACCGGCGCCCAGGACAACCCCGAGCGCGCGATGAACTTGTCCGCGGCCTCCACGGCGGCCTTCAGCCCCTCGTCCGTGGGCCCGACGAGCGGCGCCGCCGCGGTCGAGAGCGCCTTCAGCGTCTCCATTTCGTCGAACGGCGTTTCGAGCTCGCCGGCGACCAGCACGATCGGCGTCGCGTACTTGCCGTCCTCGCGAATGGCCTGATCCATGAGCTCCACGAGGCTCCGGTCGTCCATGCGATCGGCGCGGGCGAGGATCTCGAAGATCTCGCGGCGATCTTCGACTTCCCAGGCCTCCTTGCCGGCGAGCACGTCGTCGATCTCCTTGTCGGCGCCGCGCTGCTCGAGCTCGGAGAGCAGCCGCTTCCACGCCGGGACGCGCCGGATGCGCGGCACGAAGCTCGGCTCGAACCACACGAGGTGCAAGAGCTCGCGGACGATGACGGGCTTCTGCGCCTCCTCCTCCGCGACGACCGCGCGGATCTCCCGGCGCGGCGCGCTCCACGCGCGCACGCCCGCCGCATCATTCGATGCGCCGAGCGCGCCGCCGTCCGACGCCGAATCCTTGGGCGCCTCCGCGACGGCCGCCGCGGCTGCGGCTGCCGCCGTGCCGAGGGTCTCTCGCCCCGGCGCCACGCCGCCAGGCGCGCCGCCCGCCCACGGGCTCGGCCCGCGGCCGCCCTCCGACGATATCGTGCCCGGACGAACCGGCGCGGGGATGGGCGACGGGGGCGCCGCGGGAATCGCGGAGACGTGCACGGGCGCCGGGAGGGGCACGGACATGGGCACGGGCGCGGGCACCGGCGGCGGCGCGGGCACGACGGGCGGGATGAACGCGGGCGTCGAGGGCTTGGTCGCAGGCGGCGGCACCGGCGGCGCGGGCTTGGACACGGGCGGCACGGGCGCGGGGGAGACGACGGTCCCCGGGAGCGGGGCGCGCGCCGCCGAGGGCAAGGGCGGGGGCTTCAGCGTCGGCGGCTGCGGCGATTGGAGCTGCTGCGTCCAGGGGCGGGGCGCCGACGTCGGCGGCTGCAGGACCGACGATTGGAACGGCAAATCGCCCGAAAGCGAGGGCTGCGGCTCGCGCGCCGCCGGTTGCAGGGACGAGGCCGCGAAGGGCAGCGCCGCGCGGCGCGCCGCCTCGGCCTCCATCTGCGAAATGATGTTCGTCTGGGTATGGTCTTCCTCCGCAAACCCCTTCGATTCCGAGGCGGCCATGGTCTGGACGATCTCGCCCCAGCTCAGGTCGTGCCCGGGCATCTCCATTCCCACGATCACGCGCCCCGGCTCGTCCGGCCGCGCGAGCGGGACCTGCACGCGCCAGGTGAGCGTGGCGATTCCGCGGTCCGTATCGATCCACAGGGCATCGGCACGCACCTTCTGCCGTTGCGCCGGCCCGTTGCCTCGGTCCACGAAGATCGCGGGCCGCACGCCCGGCAGGTTCGTCACGAGCCGCGTGTGCTCGGGGTGCAGGTTCTCGAGCACGATACGCTCGTTGTCGCGCAGCGCCGTGAGGAGCTGATCCGAGGGCGCTGCATTGAAAAACGCCTCGCTCGGCCCGTCGAGCCCCACGCCCGCGGGCGGCGGCGCGCGCCCCACGAGATCCGCGCGCGAGGGCCAGCTCGTCGCGATCGGCGCGAAACACACGGGCGGTACGAAATCGTCGGCCGTGGAGACGTACATCCCGAGGGGCTGGAGGTTCGGCAGGGCACGCCGCCCATAACCGTCCCGCACATCGGCGCGCACGCCGACGGGGTTGTTCGTGCCGGGCCCGCCGCCCGCGCGCTCCCACGTGAGGCGCATACGCGTGAACCGCGTGCCCTCCTGGAGCGAGCCGTCGGGCAGGAACGAGCGGTCGCAGAACACCTCGATCGCCTTGTCGACCTCGCCGAGGATGAGGCGCGCCACGAGCGAGCGGACCGGCTGCTGCCCCGGCGCGTAGGCATATCCGACGAGCGTGACCTCGGGGCGTGGCTTGAGCGGCACGAGATCACTCGCGGCGCGCAGGCTCCGGTTCGGGTCGTCGTCCCAGTGATCGTCGGCCTCATTGAGGGCTTCTTGCTCGTTCGAGAGCACGGCCTCGCCAGGCTGGAGCCAATACGTGGCCTTGCAAACGACCGTGAGGACGAAGCCCCCCGCGCGCTTCTGCCACACGATGGACCCCGTGCGCAGGGGACCGACCGAGAGGATTTGCATCGTGCCGAAGCCTATCTCAAACATCGCGGGATCGACGGGAAAAATGGACGGCTTCCCGCGGAGCGGCGACGTGGTTTACGCAGCGGTGCGTCATCCGCTACCCGTTGACGCGCCCGGCCCGGGTCGATACGCCTCGAAGCATGCACAAACCAATCTCGGGTACGATGACAGGAAGGTTTCTGCTCCTCGGCCTCGGTCTTGGCCTCGGGCTCGTCGCGAGCCGCAGCGCGTCCGGGGAACCCGTGGAGGAGGATGGTGTGCCGGCCGGCATGGTGGCCCACGTCGAAGGGGGCGTTTGTCCGCCTGGATGGGCGCCCGCGCCGAACGTCGAGGGACGGCTCGTCGTGGCGGTCGCCGAGGGCAAGGACGTCGGCGTGCAGGTGGGCGCGCCGCTCGCGGACCGCGAGGATCGCGCGCACACCCACGACTATGCGGGCGAGATCGCCCTGCCCTCGAAGTCGATCGCGGCCGCCGACGGGAGCAACCAGGCGGGCGCGCAGGCGCAGACCTACGCCATTGCGGGGACGACGAACCCCGGTGTCTCGGGCCTTCCTTTCGTGCAGGTGATGGCATGCGTCAAGCAATGAAAAGCGCGGCCGCGATCGCGGCCATCACCCTCGTCACGGCCTGCGCGACCGGATCCGTGTCGACGACCAGCGGATCGCAGGGCGCCGGCGGGGAGGGAAACGGCGGGAGCGGCGGCGGCAGCGGCGGCATGGGCGGCGGGCCCGGGGCGCGCGGCGACGCAATGCCCACGAACACGATCGGGTTTTTCCAGGTCCCTGCCTGTCCGAGTGGATGGGAGCCGTACAAGGCCGCGGCCGGGCGCACGGTGCTCCCGACGATCGCCGACGCGGCGGGCGGCACGACCGTGGGCGAGCCGCTGCTGAGCGGCGAAGAGCGGCCTCACACGCACGGGGTGAAAGCGACGTTCGACCTCGTCCCCATCACGTATGCAGGCGTCTCGGGCGGCGGCAACAACGGCGTCGCCGCGGCCGGCGTGGTCGAATTCGGCACGACGTCCGAGACATCCACCACGGGTTTGCCGTACGTCCAGCTCCTCGCGTGCAAGAAGCTCGCGGAGCCGGCGGCCGGGGTCAAACCCTTGCCGAAGGGCATGCAGATCTTTTACGACGGCCCGAAATGCCCCGCAGGCTTTCAGCAGGCCGCCGCGACGCAAGGCCGGCTCGTCGTGGGCCTGCCGAAAGACGCGCCCCCGGATCTCTCGTTCGGCGGCGAACCCCTTTCGAGCGCGGCCGCGCGCACGCATACGCACGGAGGCGAGGTCTCGCTCGCCACGACCTCCCACGGAATCGGGCTCGTGAGCAACGGCGCCGCGACCGGGTATGCGCGAAACGACACGTACACGGCCCAAGCGGAGACGGACGCGAGCGAGGCGGCGCTCCCCTGGATCGAGCTCATCCATTGCGAAAAACAGTGACGGAGAGCGTGAACGCGGCCCGAGGCGCGGGCGTTTTGCGAGAGCAGGCGCCGCTCTGCCTGCGCGAGCTCGCTGCCGGATTTCCGGGAGCGGACCCCGCGGGGCTCGTGAGCGTGATCCTGCGCCTCGTCGTTGTCCTTTTTGCTTCGTCGCGCGGGCTCTTTCCAGGCGACGAGCTCGGCGTCCTGCACGCCGAGCTCGCCGCGGCCGAACGTGCCTCGCTCGCCGAACGTCACGACGCGTGGCCGCGCGTGCTGGCCCTGTTTCGCCGCCTGCACGAAGGAGCTCTCGGACCGACCCCTCCCCCGGGCCCCGCCCGGCGCGGCGCGCTCTTCGACGCGGACGCGTTTCCGTTCCTCGAAGGGCGGCTCTCCGACGCCGTCGTCCTGCGTATCCTCGACAAACTCCTCCTCGTGTCGGGCGAGCGCCTCGTGTACGCCGACCTCGACGTCGAGCACCTCGGCACCGTGTACGAGACCCTGATGGGGTTTTCCGAGGAGCGGCGCCGCACGGGCGCCCATTATACGTCGCCGCTGCTCACGCGGATCATGGTCGAGCGCACGCTCGCCCCGCTCGTGCGCACGGACGCGAGCCCCGAGGAGATCCTCGGCCTTTCGGTCTGCGATCCCGCCATGGGCGCGGGCGCCTTTCTCGTGCAGGTTTGTCGGTGGCTCGCCGATCGCCTCGTCGCCGCCTGGGAGCGCGCCGGGATGCCCGCGGCGTTGCCGCCCGGCGAGGATCCGCAATCCCACGCGCGCAGGCTCGTCGCCGCGTCTTGCCTTTACGGCGTGGATCGCAATCCGATCGCCGTGGACCTCGCCCGGGTCTCGCTCTGGCTGCTCACGGCGCCGAAGACGCATCCCTTTTCGTTTCTCGCAGCCAGCCTGCGCCACGGGGATTCGCTCGTGGGGCTCGGGCGCGAGCCCGTGGAAGACATCGCCCCTGCGAAGGTCCGCGAGCGCTTGGCCGAGGCGGAGACGCTGCGGCGGCGTTTTTTCGAGACGGCCGATCCGGATCTCCTCGC
Protein-coding sequences here:
- a CDS encoding type VI secretion system Vgr family protein, translated to MPILELSFASGETSLSVRHFSVHESVSSLFSVNVMARSESPSIDLEAIVGQPASLRVISGWAYARLGGARLWSGVVSSIEQVHAVQPGGLGKELSTYSLRIVPTLWLLTQRRGYRIYQHLSIPDIVDRLLGEWNVEAKWEIDRGRYPKLEYKVQYGETDFAFVSRLLEEAGISYTFPDDDAKGSKFTLSDRLEANPARPGGALPYVDNPNRESEKEYLSKVRLTHIVRPGAHTIRDYDFRNPMFALFGDAPKAEGPEAKYEQYHYQPGATLVENGKGGGGTPAADDKGTARYDQGFGKERADRMLGGTRADKRTIGFETNTIDLWPGQIFSVDKHPHAELGEDKRLLVTEFSVEGTPGEEWTMSGQAAFTDAPYRPQQKTQKPKVEGVQSAVVVGPGGQEIHTDEFGRVRVQFPWDREGKNDDGSSCWIRVSQGWAGTGYGMIVIPRIGHEVMVGFLDGDPDQPIIVGRVYNAKQAVPYKLPDNKTRSTWKSDSSLGSEGFNEIMFEDLKGQELVWEHAEKNRRRLVKNDETITVGHDRQKYVMNDEQDKTIGFVKVYVGKDQDVVIKQDKRERVEGNSHLHVMGKRNQRIEGNQSLEVKGDRHELVGENHALSATKEIHIKAGTALVIEAEDLTLKGPGGFVRIDGSGVTIRGTKVYINSGGAAGQGAGASPEAPDKAVEAEVDDVSKTLIAQ
- a CDS encoding PAAR domain-containing protein, giving the protein MPPAARITDRHVCGIHPPNVIVQGEDTVIVGFQPQARVSDAEACGAAISAGEPTVIIGGKDAARKGDPTNHGGTIASGCPTVIIGSNPMAILQTDKPFCEDCAKKAAERAARQKAGREGS
- a CDS encoding DUF4123 domain-containing protein — its product is MTEPRLIVEVRYGKLAGTKKAVEAGRALKVGRTELSDLVVGHDGQMSGTHFELQWDGARCVLRDLQSQNGTRLGGEAVERGDVPHGAWIQAGETDFMVYVEGRTKPPRKKLARSPEDEAARVEAAARACERLRAEAAKAPLYAVLDGARDRRILEVVREGVEPHQSLYDGLQGETLEDVAPYLVGPFRKDSALLDRLLAEGFGNRWGIFCTSYEKFVEVRRHWRRFLMVTLESTNEKVYFRFYDPGVFRVFWPTCHAGQQQKLSESMEEIFVEEEDLSLSALVKPH
- a CDS encoding type VI secretion system Vgr family protein — protein: MANLELSLASGQRDLYVRRFSVRESVSNLFSIHLLVRSPDHSLDLGAAVGHPAGFRLHAGYAHVQSGAQRTWTGIVARAEQAHALQEISAEDGLSTYQIHIVPELWLLTHRQGNRIYQQLSIPDIIDRLLGEWNIQPTWRIERARYPKLDYKVQYRETDYAFLCRLLEEAGIAYTLSEHPERGTTLVFGDRIQTNTPRSGPPIPYVDNPNEAAEKEFISRVRFGREVRPGAATFRDYDPRKPDLALFGKAEPTAGIEGKMEQYHYDAGSFLVETGKDEGTPNADDRGFARHDGKYGTALSTRVLEAERTGERMVSFAANTFDLAPGVIFSMGRHPHAALPESRPLLVVGASIEGTDTGDFNFYGHAFFAEAPYRPARQTPKPKIHGLQSAMVVGPSGQEIHTDEFGRVRVQFHWDREGQRDDQSSCWIRVNQGWGGMGYGMVTLPRIGHEVLVAFLEGDPDHPTVVGRVYNAAQQVPYKLPQDKTRSTWKSDSSIGHDGFNEIMFEDLAKKELVWQQAQKDRKRDVGNDEFATVVHDRQKLVKNDETEETHGHRKFWVGKDYDEVTKKNKNETYNTNVHLVVKGSRRERIDGKQSLTVVKSRHEHVQGRSALAAGQEVHHVAGEEWVGEAGGAATIKGAGGFIKIDGAGVTISGTMVWINERGEPNDGKVARPQDPFEQKDQEPPPPANDEADDSLDEH
- a CDS encoding N-acetylmuramoyl-L-alanine amidase family protein — protein: MAPPLRVSPDQQGAIEQASNSDSVQKCRVIVVIDPGHGDHNNKTSGVDPGALGGANLEYKEKDIVLDVAKVFKEKLAAKTDVIEAVYLTREGDVGSGELKKLQWRLDFANEKKAQILVSLHMNSACKRDPNDKDKCLKDANGNDVLDTTANGKEVWCFPGKAQSKSLATSIMAAYTLPLKRRGQTGVFERNFAVIKLQGTIKASALIEMGFIPNENDRTQVMNNKTSIAEQFTEGVVNYIIANRSALCGGETETTKLPENPPLPRPRPKDL
- a CDS encoding DUF2169 family type VI secretion system accessory protein, whose protein sequence is MQILSVGPLRTGSIVWQKRAGGFVLTVVCKATYWLQPGEAVLSNEQEALNEADDHWDDDPNRSLRAASDLVPLKPRPEVTLVGYAYAPGQQPVRSLVARLILGEVDKAIEVFCDRSFLPDGSLQEGTRFTRMRLTWERAGGGPGTNNPVGVRADVRDGYGRRALPNLQPLGMYVSTADDFVPPVCFAPIATSWPSRADLVGRAPPPAGVGLDGPSEAFFNAAPSDQLLTALRDNERIVLENLHPEHTRLVTNLPGVRPAIFVDRGNGPAQRQKVRADALWIDTDRGIATLTWRVQVPLARPDEPGRVIVGMEMPGHDLSWGEIVQTMAASESKGFAEEDHTQTNIISQMEAEAARRAALPFAASSLQPAAREPQPSLSGDLPFQSSVLQPPTSAPRPWTQQLQSPQPPTLKPPPLPSAARAPLPGTVVSPAPVPPVSKPAPPVPPPATKPSTPAFIPPVVPAPPPVPAPVPMSVPLPAPVHVSAIPAAPPSPIPAPVRPGTISSEGGRGPSPWAGGAPGGVAPGRETLGTAAAAAAAAVAEAPKDSASDGGALGASNDAAGVRAWSAPRREIRAVVAEEEAQKPVIVRELLHLVWFEPSFVPRIRRVPAWKRLLSELEQRGADKEIDDVLAGKEAWEVEDRREIFEILARADRMDDRSLVELMDQAIREDGKYATPIVLVAGELETPFDEMETLKALSTAAAPLVGPTDEGLKAAVEAADKFIARSGLSWAPVVPEGLSNRIREAFVREKKGLPADALDMQAERALIGGRHYQKREVLGGTYLRLLLRLHSDSQPIVAYAPDAVARKLPMFRKFRARIVGELHPAQDQYEARGEALRALAVGTVTVPERGTAGAKS